Genomic window (Phycisphaeraceae bacterium):
CGTCGCCATGCACTTCGAGCGGCTCGTTTATGAGCGCCCGTTGCACGAAGTTCGGCAGCACCATGCCATACGAGCCGACCTGTCGCGGCCCAACGGTGTTGAAGAATCGTGTTACTACGCAGCGAAGCCCGTGCATCTGCCAGTGCGCAAGCGCGAGGTACTCGTCGATTGCTTTGCTGGCTGCGTATGACCAGCGCCCGACGCTGGTTGGACCGTACAACACATCGTCTTCTTCGGAAAACGGTGACTTTGTTCCTTTTCCGTAGACCTCGGAACTCGATGCAATGAGCACGCGCACCGGGTGACCACGCTTGTGCAATGCGTTGGCAGCGTGCAGAAGTGCTGATGTTTGATGCACATTGGTCTCGATTGAATCGATCTGATTTTCGATGATCAGACGCACACCGACCGCTGCTGCAAGGTGGTAAACCTCATCAAAGAACTCGCCCCTGCCGAACGCTCTGAGTGCATCGGCAAGGTCTGCTTCAATAAACCGGAGTCTCGGATGCTCGGTTGGCAAGTTTGTTCGCCTGCCCGTGCTGAGATTGTCAACGACGGTGACATGGTCTCCTCGCTGGAGGAGGAGATCAACCAGATGCGAACCGATAAACCCTGCTCCCCCTGTGACCAGAGAGCGTTGTGGCTGCGCAGACGTGCGCAATGTTGACATCACATCATCTGCTGCCAATGACACACTCCTGACACGTGAAACACCAGCACAGATCGACGTTTACGCGCTCTCTCGATAGCGCTGTGTCGCGAGGATGTTCTGCATGAGATAACCGCCTGCTTCCGGCTGCACCTTGTTGATAACGACACCCAGTATGGCTGCCTTCTTCTGTGTAAACTCGTTTCGCAGACGGGTCAATAGTCCTTTGGTATCCTGGCCAGCCTGCACAACAAACATGAGCAGATCTGTTGAGTCCGCGAGCGATGCAGCATCACCCGAAACAATCGGCGGCGGCATATCAACAATCACAACTTCATAACTGCGTTTGGCTTGCGCGATAAGTTCAGCAGCGCGCGGTGTAGAGAGAAGTTCCATCGCGTTGCGGTCGGCG
Coding sequences:
- a CDS encoding GDP-mannose 4,6-dehydratase; the protein is MAADDVMSTLRTSAQPQRSLVTGGAGFIGSHLVDLLLQRGDHVTVVDNLSTGRRTNLPTEHPRLRFIEADLADALRAFGRGEFFDEVYHLAAAVGVRLIIENQIDSIETNVHQTSALLHAANALHKRGHPVRVLIASSSEVYGKGTKSPFSEEDDVLYGPTSVGRWSYAASKAIDEYLALAHWQMHGLRCVVTRFFNTVGPRQVGSYGMVLPNFVQRALINEPLEVHGDGEQSRCLCDVRDVVKVLPQLLRRNDAWGRVFNVGNDTPITINSLADTVIATLESDSQKLHIPYEKAYTTGFEDLRQRQPDLTRLRSVVTFNPSITLEQTVLDLARSIRKGSANAPIVHTKSSTHQSTDQTSA